The proteins below are encoded in one region of Metallibacterium scheffleri:
- a CDS encoding DUF4190 domain-containing protein, producing MNTLYVRTSGTAIASLIFGVLAWVALPLLGAILAVILGHIARGEIRRAPPGSIDGDGMAVAGLVLGYVHLALAALVIALIAMVGMFAIAAWFGHFLA from the coding sequence ATGAACACACTGTACGTGCGTACCAGCGGCACCGCGATCGCCAGCCTGATCTTCGGCGTGCTCGCTTGGGTCGCGCTGCCACTGCTCGGCGCGATCCTCGCGGTGATCCTAGGCCACATCGCTCGCGGCGAAATCCGTCGCGCGCCGCCCGGCAGCATCGATGGCGACGGCATGGCCGTGGCAGGGCTGGTGCTGGGCTACGTGCATCTGGCTCTGGCTGCGCTGGTGATCGCCCTGATCGCGATGGTGGGCATGTTCGCGATCGCCGCGTGGTTCGGACATTTCCTCGCTTGA